A region from the Mercenaria mercenaria strain notata chromosome 7, MADL_Memer_1, whole genome shotgun sequence genome encodes:
- the LOC123554471 gene encoding uncharacterized protein LOC123554471 isoform X1, translating to MPKKGKKGGKKGKKKGGKKKAKGPANAEDIMQRLLKCYERNCHNTDSRMCPRIAAALRGCMENNAILAQFILESVEMEKEGALPVLIEPFLAALRQERYTFIRDLYIWKYPMSYENTATLALLLEKPFYPIRMLEVMDCLLDSHRVERLSRSFKVAEVLTKISLDYNEFGDEGCESLCKGLEKNITMLSVSLCYCDLGVKSGTILGKMISTTAVRDLYIDGNNLECEGAMELIKLCVEQSEMEALLRAEAAKKKLEEEEATKTAVSIDDNYDEYAKENKLRYTPESGGEQSGKASDILEAAPEKKKKKKGKKKKKKEPPPPPRIGPWIHKLHIADNAIDNLAYGAKFAPVICMRLFKKLLMHSDCIEELDLEDNWIGDLAGREVLEALEHRKEEKMGGVKVRTTHKLSTDVFNSIVKLGSGLKKKKKKGKKKKKK from the exons ATGCCTAAGAAGGGAAAGAAGGGCGGAAAAAAGGGAAAGAAGAAAGGAGGAAAAAAGAAAGCCAAAGGTCCAGCTAATGCAGAGGATATTATGCAGAGATTATTGAAGTGTTATGAACGCAATTGTCATAATACAGACTCTAGAATGTGTCCCAGAATTGCAGCTGCTCTTAGGGGATGCATGGAAAATAATGCAATTTTGGCACag TTTATATTGGAATCTGTTGAAATGGAGAAGGAGGGAGCTTTACCTGTGTTGATAGAACCGTTTCTTGCTGCATTAAGACAAGAGAGATACACCTTTATCCGAGATCTGTACATCTGGAAATATCCCATGTCATATGAGAATACTGCAACACTG GCATTGTTACTAGAGAAACCATTTTATCCAATCAGAATGCTCGAAGTGATGGATTGTCTACTGGATTCCCATAGAGTAGAGAGGTTGTCTCGGTCTTTCAAAGTGGCtgaagttttaacaaaaattagTCTGGACTACAATGAATTTGGTGACGAAGGATGTGAAAGTTTGTGTAAAGGTCTGGAGAAAAATATCACTATGTTGTCCGTCAGTCTGTGTTATTGTGATCTTGGAGTCAAAAGTGGCACCATTCTCGGAAAAATGATATCTACTACAGCTGTCAg AGATTTGTATATAGATGGTAACAACTTGGAGTGTGAGGGTGCAATGGAGCTGATCAAACTGTGTGTGGAGCAGTCAGAGATGGAGGCCTTATTAAGGGCTGAGGCTGCGAAGAAAAAATTAGAGGAGGAAGAGGCTACTAAAACAGCAG TGAGCATAGATGACAATTATGATGAGTATG CTAAGGAGAACAAACTTCGTTACACACCTGAGAGTGGTGGGGAACAGAGTGGCAAGGCCTCAGATATACTCGAAGCTGCtccagaaaagaaaaagaagaaaaaag gtaaaaagaaaaagaagaaggaGCCCCCACCTCCACCTCGGATAGGTCCATGGATACACAAGTTACATATAGCGGACAATGCCATAGATAACCTAGCTTACGGTGCTAAATTTGCTCCAGTTATATGCATGAGACtgtttaaaaa acTATTGATGCACTCTGACTGTATAGAGGAGTTGGATTTAGAAGATAATTGGATAGGAGATCTGGCTGGTAGAGAAGTACTCGAAGCATTAGAACATAGAAAAGAAG aGAAAATGGGCGGGGTTAAAGTAAGAACTACCCATAAACTGAGCACAGATGTATTCAACAGCATTGTAAAACTTGGATCAGGTctcaagaagaagaaaaagaaaggcAAAAAG aAGAAGAAGAAATGA
- the LOC123554471 gene encoding uncharacterized protein LOC123554471 isoform X2 encodes MPKKGKKGGKKGKKKGGKKKAKGPANAEDIMQRLLKCYERNCHNTDSRMCPRIAAALRGCMENNAILAQFILESVEMEKEGALPVLIEPFLAALRQERYTFIRDLYIWKYPMSYENTATLALLLEKPFYPIRMLEVMDCLLDSHRVERLSRSFKVAEVLTKISLDYNEFGDEGCESLCKGLEKNITMLSVSLCYCDLGVKSGTILGKMISTTAVRDLYIDGNNLECEGAMELIKLCVEQSEMEALLRAEAAKKKLEEEEATKTAVSYYGSGRPTAKENKLRYTPESGGEQSGKASDILEAAPEKKKKKKGKKKKKKEPPPPPRIGPWIHKLHIADNAIDNLAYGAKFAPVICMRLFKKLLMHSDCIEELDLEDNWIGDLAGREVLEALEHRKEEKMGGVKVRTTHKLSTDVFNSIVKLGSGLKKKKKKGKKKKKK; translated from the exons ATGCCTAAGAAGGGAAAGAAGGGCGGAAAAAAGGGAAAGAAGAAAGGAGGAAAAAAGAAAGCCAAAGGTCCAGCTAATGCAGAGGATATTATGCAGAGATTATTGAAGTGTTATGAACGCAATTGTCATAATACAGACTCTAGAATGTGTCCCAGAATTGCAGCTGCTCTTAGGGGATGCATGGAAAATAATGCAATTTTGGCACag TTTATATTGGAATCTGTTGAAATGGAGAAGGAGGGAGCTTTACCTGTGTTGATAGAACCGTTTCTTGCTGCATTAAGACAAGAGAGATACACCTTTATCCGAGATCTGTACATCTGGAAATATCCCATGTCATATGAGAATACTGCAACACTG GCATTGTTACTAGAGAAACCATTTTATCCAATCAGAATGCTCGAAGTGATGGATTGTCTACTGGATTCCCATAGAGTAGAGAGGTTGTCTCGGTCTTTCAAAGTGGCtgaagttttaacaaaaattagTCTGGACTACAATGAATTTGGTGACGAAGGATGTGAAAGTTTGTGTAAAGGTCTGGAGAAAAATATCACTATGTTGTCCGTCAGTCTGTGTTATTGTGATCTTGGAGTCAAAAGTGGCACCATTCTCGGAAAAATGATATCTACTACAGCTGTCAg AGATTTGTATATAGATGGTAACAACTTGGAGTGTGAGGGTGCAATGGAGCTGATCAAACTGTGTGTGGAGCAGTCAGAGATGGAGGCCTTATTAAGGGCTGAGGCTGCGAAGAAAAAATTAGAGGAGGAAGAGGCTACTAAAACAGCAG TCAGTTATTATGGTTCAGGTAGACCAACAg CTAAGGAGAACAAACTTCGTTACACACCTGAGAGTGGTGGGGAACAGAGTGGCAAGGCCTCAGATATACTCGAAGCTGCtccagaaaagaaaaagaagaaaaaag gtaaaaagaaaaagaagaaggaGCCCCCACCTCCACCTCGGATAGGTCCATGGATACACAAGTTACATATAGCGGACAATGCCATAGATAACCTAGCTTACGGTGCTAAATTTGCTCCAGTTATATGCATGAGACtgtttaaaaa acTATTGATGCACTCTGACTGTATAGAGGAGTTGGATTTAGAAGATAATTGGATAGGAGATCTGGCTGGTAGAGAAGTACTCGAAGCATTAGAACATAGAAAAGAAG aGAAAATGGGCGGGGTTAAAGTAAGAACTACCCATAAACTGAGCACAGATGTATTCAACAGCATTGTAAAACTTGGATCAGGTctcaagaagaagaaaaagaaaggcAAAAAG aAGAAGAAGAAATGA
- the LOC123554471 gene encoding uncharacterized protein LOC123554471 isoform X3, with protein sequence MPKKGKKGGKKGKKKGGKKKAKGPANAEDIMQRLLKCYERNCHNTDSRMCPRIAAALRGCMENNAILAQFILESVEMEKEGALPVLIEPFLAALRQERYTFIRDLYIWKYPMSYENTATLALLLEKPFYPIRMLEVMDCLLDSHRVERLSRSFKVAEVLTKISLDYNEFGDEGCESLCKGLEKNITMLSVSLCYCDLGVKSGTILGKMISTTAVRDLYIDGNNLECEGAMELIKLCVEQSEMEALLRAEAAKKKLEEEEATKTAAKENKLRYTPESGGEQSGKASDILEAAPEKKKKKKGKKKKKKEPPPPPRIGPWIHKLHIADNAIDNLAYGAKFAPVICMRLFKKLLMHSDCIEELDLEDNWIGDLAGREVLEALEHRKEEKMGGVKVRTTHKLSTDVFNSIVKLGSGLKKKKKKGKKKKKK encoded by the exons ATGCCTAAGAAGGGAAAGAAGGGCGGAAAAAAGGGAAAGAAGAAAGGAGGAAAAAAGAAAGCCAAAGGTCCAGCTAATGCAGAGGATATTATGCAGAGATTATTGAAGTGTTATGAACGCAATTGTCATAATACAGACTCTAGAATGTGTCCCAGAATTGCAGCTGCTCTTAGGGGATGCATGGAAAATAATGCAATTTTGGCACag TTTATATTGGAATCTGTTGAAATGGAGAAGGAGGGAGCTTTACCTGTGTTGATAGAACCGTTTCTTGCTGCATTAAGACAAGAGAGATACACCTTTATCCGAGATCTGTACATCTGGAAATATCCCATGTCATATGAGAATACTGCAACACTG GCATTGTTACTAGAGAAACCATTTTATCCAATCAGAATGCTCGAAGTGATGGATTGTCTACTGGATTCCCATAGAGTAGAGAGGTTGTCTCGGTCTTTCAAAGTGGCtgaagttttaacaaaaattagTCTGGACTACAATGAATTTGGTGACGAAGGATGTGAAAGTTTGTGTAAAGGTCTGGAGAAAAATATCACTATGTTGTCCGTCAGTCTGTGTTATTGTGATCTTGGAGTCAAAAGTGGCACCATTCTCGGAAAAATGATATCTACTACAGCTGTCAg AGATTTGTATATAGATGGTAACAACTTGGAGTGTGAGGGTGCAATGGAGCTGATCAAACTGTGTGTGGAGCAGTCAGAGATGGAGGCCTTATTAAGGGCTGAGGCTGCGAAGAAAAAATTAGAGGAGGAAGAGGCTACTAAAACAGCAG CTAAGGAGAACAAACTTCGTTACACACCTGAGAGTGGTGGGGAACAGAGTGGCAAGGCCTCAGATATACTCGAAGCTGCtccagaaaagaaaaagaagaaaaaag gtaaaaagaaaaagaagaaggaGCCCCCACCTCCACCTCGGATAGGTCCATGGATACACAAGTTACATATAGCGGACAATGCCATAGATAACCTAGCTTACGGTGCTAAATTTGCTCCAGTTATATGCATGAGACtgtttaaaaa acTATTGATGCACTCTGACTGTATAGAGGAGTTGGATTTAGAAGATAATTGGATAGGAGATCTGGCTGGTAGAGAAGTACTCGAAGCATTAGAACATAGAAAAGAAG aGAAAATGGGCGGGGTTAAAGTAAGAACTACCCATAAACTGAGCACAGATGTATTCAACAGCATTGTAAAACTTGGATCAGGTctcaagaagaagaaaaagaaaggcAAAAAG aAGAAGAAGAAATGA